GGTCTGTCAGAGCATTGATCACCGGGACACGGGAGTAGTGCGCGAGCTCGGCGATATTGCGGTGCTCAAACGTGCGAATGATGATCGCATCCACCATCCGAGAGAGCACCCGTGCAGCGTCCTTGACCGACTCACGCTGGCCCAGTCCGACCTCTTCTTTGGAAAAGTAGATCGCGTGTCCACCGAGGCGCTGCATCCCGACCGTGAACGAGAGCTTGGTGCGCAGGCTGGGCTTCTCAAAGAGCAGCGCCGCGCACTTGCCCGCCGCCACTTTCTGCGCCTTTCCGAGCTTGATCTCCCGGGTGAGGTCAAAGAGTTGCTCGATCTCATCGGTGGTGAGGTCGTTGACCGAGAGCAGGTGGCGTCCCTTGAGAAAGCCCGCACGGGGCATGGGGCGCGATACCAGGGGCTCGGGGGCGGGGTTGAACTCCTCGCTCAGCGCGCCGGCCATTCCCGACGAGAGCGCTTGGGCGACTCCTTCGTAGCTCAGGCCCACGCTCTCGACACTGGCCGGGGCCTCGTGGAGGAGCGCGAGCAGGAGGTGCTCGGTGCCGACATAGTCGTGACCGGTGGACTCGGTCTCCCGGCGCGCCTGCTCGACAATCTGCTTGGCGCTCGGCGAGAGCGTCGCGGACTCGGTGCGGGCCGCGCCATTCTCGGGCTTAAGCAGGCCGGAGATGCGCAGGCGTAGCTCCTCGGGGGCGTAGCCGATCCGTGCCAGGAGCTGGAGGGCGCTGGTCTCCTCACCGTGCAGGAGCCCAAGGAGCAGGTGCTCCCGCTCCACGTAGTCATCGCCCCGCCGCATGGCCTCGACCTGTGCCCAGAGCATCGCTTTTCGTCCGTTGCGTGTAAATTGAATTGCCATACTTTTCATTCCCGCCGATTGAGATCGGCGTCTAGTCTGTTTCTTCTACCCAGAGCTCCGCAGCCAAGGCGAGCGTATTGCCCAGCACCGGCTCTGTCTCCAGTATCTCCCAGACACGAGGCAGCACTTGCTCGGGCGCGTCTGCTTTTAGGAAGAGCAAGAGCGCGTTATCGTCCTCGTAGTCATAGCCATCCTCGTGGAGCTTGCCCTCACAGCGCTCACAGAGCAGGCGGGGCACCAGGTAGCGCAGATCCGCATCGGGGTTCGTGAGCTTCTCGGGGCGGAGCCTGAGGACGAGCGTGGGCACCGCTTAGCTTGCCTCTGCGTTTCGGATCGCCTTTTCCAGAAGATTCACCCCTTCGTCGGCTAATTCCTTGGTGAGGATCAGCGCGGGGATGATTCGCAGGGTCGTGTCTCCGGTGGCATTGATGATCAGGCCCAGCGCCAGCGCCTCGGACACTACTTTTTTTGCAATGGGTTTATCGAGCTCCAGCCCGATCATTAGCCCCATCCCACGCGGCGCTCCCAGCGAGGCAAGACGCTCTCTCAGATAGGCCCCGACGGTCGCGGCGTTCTGGGTCAGGCGCTCATCGGCGAGGATATCGAGCACGGCGTTGGCGGCGGCGGTGCAGAGGGGATTGCCTGCGAAGGTCGAGCCGTGGTCGCCGGGCTTGAGGGTCTCGGCGGCGGCTCCTCGGGCGAGGCACGCACCGATCGGAACTCCCCCGCCTAGCCCCTTGGCGAGGGTCATCACATCGGGGATCACGCCGTACTGCTGGTAGGCCCACATCTTGCCCGTCCGCCCGACTCCGGTCTGTACTTCGTCGAAGATCAGCAGGGCACCGTGCTTGTCGCAGAGCTCGCGAGCCTTGGCAAGGTACTCCGGCGTCGCGGGATGGACCCCGCTCTCGCCCTGGATCGGCTCTAAGAGCACCGCGCACGTGTTGTCGGTGACCGCGGCCTCCAGCGCCGCAATGTCATTAAACGGCACGTAGTCAAAGCCGGGCGGGAGCGGCGCAAAGGGCTCGTGGTACTTGGGCTGGCCGGTCGCGGTCACCGCCGCGAGGGTTCGCCCATGGAAGGAGTTGGTCGCGGTGACGATCCGTACCTTGCTCTCTGCAATGCTCCGCCCGTACTTTCGAGAGAGCTTGATCGCCGCCTCGTTGGCCTCCGCGCCGGAGTTGCAGAAGAACACGCGCTCAAAGTCCGAGAGCTCGATCAGCCGCCGCGCCAGCCGTGCTTGGGGCTGCGTGAGGTAGAGATTGCTGGCGTGCATCAGAGTCGCGGCCTGATCGGCAATCGCCTTGGTCAGATAGGGATGCGCGTGGCCCACGGAGCAGACCGCGATCCCCGAGAGAAAGTCCAGGTAGCGCTTGCCATCGGTGTCGAAGAGCCAGCAGCCCTCGCCGCGCACGAGCTCCACGGATTGCCGCGCGTAGGTGGTCATCACATGGGACTGGTCCCACTGCCGAGAGTCACTCTCGGTCTTCGTCGCTTCTGTCGTTGTTGTCATTTCGTGTTTTCCATGATCTCGGAGAGCCGCCGGGACGGTAAACGTCCGCACCCAAAGGGTACCCGGGGGCTTCGTTCCTCAGCCGCCTCGCTTCGCTCGGATTCTTTTAGTTTTGCGATTACTTTTTCCCGGCTCTCGGCGGGGATGTTTTGGGAGAGTTTGAACTTACCTTCGAGCCGCGAGATTTCTAGCTCCACACCCACGATTCCCTTAAGTTTGGGCGCGAAAAACGTATCGTCGTACGGGATTGGCTCCGGTTCGTAGTGCGCCTCCAGCGTGAGCAAGATTTTCGTGAGCGCCTCGGGCTCCGTGATGAGCTTGGGCTTCCCATACACGTGGACGGCGGTGTAGTTCCAGGTCGGGACGGCAGGTGCGTGGGTGTACCAGCGCGGCGAGATGTAGCCGTGCGGCCCGGTGAAGATCGCCAAGACGCTCTCAGTATTTGCCAAGTGCTCGCACTGCGGGTTGGCCTTGGCGAGGTGCCCGATCAGCGAGTTGGTCTCCGGCTGGTAGAGCAGCGGCAGGTGCGTCGCAAAGGGCTCGCCGTTGACAACTGTCACTAAGCTTGCAAAGCTATTGGCAAGGAGAAATGCCGTGAGCGCCTCGGGATCATCTACGCGAAAATGCGGTGGTATGTACATCTTAGACCAGCCTCTTTTCCAAGTGTCCTGTTCGTACGGGCGTCCCATCTCGACAGACACTGTGCTCATCCACGAGAACAAAACCGCGCCGCAGGTACATGTTCAGATTCTTCTCGATCTCGATCCGCACCATGCAGGTGAGGCGTGTCGCTCCCGCCTGGTGTGCAATCTCTTCTAGCCTCTCTAACAGCAGAGTCGCGATTCCTTGGCGCTGAAACGAGGGACGAACCGCAAGCCGGGAGAAGTAGAGTGCATTGTCCTCAAACTGCCAGCGAACGGTAGCTGCGGGCCGCGAGTTTGCAAAGACGAGAAGGGCCTCGTAGCGTTTCTCCCCGAGTGCACAGTAAATGTCCCACGACTTCTCATCAAGCGCTGTGGAGCGAGGCTGAACCCCATTTTCGTCGTTGGCGTAGGCTTCCTGCAGCACAGACGCGATACTCATGGCGGCATCGGGTGTTGCAGTTGCTTCCCAAATTTTTAAGTTCTCTAGAGCCATTTTTCCATCACTCCCACGGGGATCACAAATCCGTTGCGCACCATCACATCCTCACCGTTTAGGGCGTAGCCGACACTCTCGTAGAGGGCGACATTGCGGCTGACCTTGGGCCGCACATGACACCAGAGGCGCGACTTCTCGTGCGCTCGTCCCACTTCCTCCAGCCGTGCCAAGAGCGCCTTGGCGACTCCCTGCCGCCGCGCCGATGGCAAGACAGCAAGCCGGAAAAAATGCAGGCCGCGCCGGTCGAGCTCGTAGCGGACACAGCCCAAGGCCTTGCCGTCGCGCTCCGCCAGAAGCGCGTGGTGATTGCCTGCGGCCAGCTCTTTTACCACCTCCGCCTCGGTCTCAAAGAGCGCCGAGGGCGGCGGGACATCGCTGGCGTACTCCAGAAAGGCCGAGCGCGTGATGGCATAGATCCGCCCGGCCTCGTCCGGCCGGGCGTCGCGAATCGTCAACTCAGCGCACCATGGTCCCGATACCCGTGTCGGTGAAGAGCTCGATCAGCAGCGCATGGGCACGGCGACCGTCGATGATGTGTGCCCGCGGCACGCCGTCCTCGACTGCGCTTGCGCACGCCTCCAGCTTGGGGATCATCCCCTTGTCCACGATGCCGTCGGCGATCCACTGCCGCGCCTCACTAGCTGTGAGCTCGCTCACTAGGCTGCTCTTGTCCGAGAAGTCCCGGTAGAGGCCCTCGACATCGGTCATCAGGATCAGCTTCTCCGCATGGAGCGCCGCCGCCAGCGCCGCCGCGGCCGTGTCCGCGTTGACGTTGTACGCCTGCCCATCCGCGCCCACCGCCACCGATGAGATCACCGGGATGTAGCCGCCGTTGGTGAGCGTGTGGATAATCTCCGGGTTCACGTGCGCGATCTTGCCCACAAATCCGATATCGCCGTTGTCGGTGTCCTTGGTGGCGATCAGCAGGTTCGCATCCTTCCCGGAAAGCCCGACCGCCTGCACCCCCTCGCCGTTGAGATGCGCGACAATGCTCTTGTTGGTCTTGCCCGTCAGCACCATCTCCACGATCTCCATGGTCTCCGCATCGGTCACGCGCCGCCCCGCGACAAACTCCGGCTCCTTGCCCAGCTTCTTCATCGCCTCGTTGATCTCCGGCCCGCCGCCGTGCACGAGGATCGGGTTGATCCCGACCAGGCGCATCAGCACCAAGTCGCGCATCACCGCTTTCTTCAGCTCCTCGTCGATCATGGCATTGCCGCCGTACTTGATCACGATCGTCTTCCCGGCAAAGATCCGGATATAAGGCAGCGCCTGAATCAACGTCGCCGCAATCTGCTCTGGCATCAAACATTTCTCCTACCGCCCAATGAATTGGGCGTCTGAAATTCAAACAAAGCCCATTCGGGCTATCTCTCCACGTCTAGAGACCTTTTCCCCACAAGACTTTAGCTACTCTCCAGGCTTGGAGAGAGAGTCTCCAGACAAGGAAAGGCTCTCTCCATGCGAAGAGAGAAACTCTCCAAATGTTGAGGGAATGTCTCCATTGGTTCTTTGATACTCTCTCACAAACGCAATGAGGTCTCCACGCCAAGGATCAGTTCCCTGAAGCCACTCAATTAAAATTTCGCAACTGTCAGGTGGATACGGAATCTCTGCCCCATGATCGAGTAAACAGGCAACAACATCCCCAGAGGCATAGTGTGCTATAGCCTCCCAAAGTGGCGTTGAGTCGTACTCAGTTTTGACATTGATATCCGCTCCATGTTTAATAAGGGCTTCAATCACTTCTGTAAAATTATCTTCGTAGATGGCATTATGAAGTGGTGCCAACCCTTCCGTTTTTCCATTGGGATCAGCCCCAAGTTCAACAAGTAAATCCACCATGACAGCACTCCTAGCTCGCCATAGTGGATTTCGTTGCCCACTGATACTCGCTCCCCAATGGTGAAGCAAACGAACCATATCCAGATCATCGTTTTCAACAGCAACCGTTATCGGGAAGCGTCCGTGCCAATCCCACTGATTGACATCGCCTATAATTCTCTCCTGAAGTAACCGCTCGACTATCGTTCGGTCACGGCGGGAAACAGCAAAGGTCATCCAGGTATATTTATCGCCCTCTTTGCGCACCGTTTTCATAAACTCGTTAAAGCTAGAAGAGATT
This genomic interval from Armatimonas rosea contains the following:
- the argF gene encoding ornithine carbamoyltransferase is translated as MAIQFTRNGRKAMLWAQVEAMRRGDDYVEREHLLLGLLHGEETSALQLLARIGYAPEELRLRISGLLKPENGAARTESATLSPSAKQIVEQARRETESTGHDYVGTEHLLLALLHEAPASVESVGLSYEGVAQALSSGMAGALSEEFNPAPEPLVSRPMPRAGFLKGRHLLSVNDLTTDEIEQLFDLTREIKLGKAQKVAAGKCAALLFEKPSLRTKLSFTVGMQRLGGHAIYFSKEEVGLGQRESVKDAARVLSRMVDAIIIRTFEHRNIAELAHYSRVPVINALTDLEHPCQALADFYTILEYRSETRGQKLVYIGDGCNTAISLMLLAPRLGTHFTLACPPGYEPPAPLIQQAQELAAWHNTEFEIVHDPVRAADDADVLYTDVWTSMGQEAEKAKRLADFAGFQIGPQTLREAKEDALILHCLPAHYGEEITEDAVDSPQSGIFDQAENRLHVQQALLAAVL
- a CDS encoding acetylornithine transaminase encodes the protein MTTTTEATKTESDSRQWDQSHVMTTYARQSVELVRGEGCWLFDTDGKRYLDFLSGIAVCSVGHAHPYLTKAIADQAATLMHASNLYLTQPQARLARRLIELSDFERVFFCNSGAEANEAAIKLSRKYGRSIAESKVRIVTATNSFHGRTLAAVTATGQPKYHEPFAPLPPGFDYVPFNDIAALEAAVTDNTCAVLLEPIQGESGVHPATPEYLAKARELCDKHGALLIFDEVQTGVGRTGKMWAYQQYGVIPDVMTLAKGLGGGVPIGACLARGAAAETLKPGDHGSTFAGNPLCTAAANAVLDILADERLTQNAATVGAYLRERLASLGAPRGMGLMIGLELDKPIAKKVVSEALALGLIINATGDTTLRIIPALILTKELADEGVNLLEKAIRNAEAS
- a CDS encoding FMN-binding negative transcriptional regulator, with the translated sequence MYIPPHFRVDDPEALTAFLLANSFASLVTVVNGEPFATHLPLLYQPETNSLIGHLAKANPQCEHLANTESVLAIFTGPHGYISPRWYTHAPAVPTWNYTAVHVYGKPKLITEPEALTKILLTLEAHYEPEPIPYDDTFFAPKLKGIVGVELEISRLEGKFKLSQNIPAESREKVIAKLKESERSEAAEERSPRVPFGCGRLPSRRLSEIMENTK
- a CDS encoding GNAT family N-acetyltransferase; this translates as MSIASVLQEAYANDENGVQPRSTALDEKSWDIYCALGEKRYEALLVFANSRPAATVRWQFEDNALYFSRLAVRPSFQRQGIATLLLERLEEIAHQAGATRLTCMVRIEIEKNLNMYLRRGFVLVDEHSVCRDGTPVRTGHLEKRLV
- a CDS encoding GNAT family N-acetyltransferase; translation: MTIRDARPDEAGRIYAITRSAFLEYASDVPPPSALFETEAEVVKELAAGNHHALLAERDGKALGCVRYELDRRGLHFFRLAVLPSARRQGVAKALLARLEEVGRAHEKSRLWCHVRPKVSRNVALYESVGYALNGEDVMVRNGFVIPVGVMEKWL
- the argB gene encoding acetylglutamate kinase — translated: MPEQIAATLIQALPYIRIFAGKTIVIKYGGNAMIDEELKKAVMRDLVLMRLVGINPILVHGGGPEINEAMKKLGKEPEFVAGRRVTDAETMEIVEMVLTGKTNKSIVAHLNGEGVQAVGLSGKDANLLIATKDTDNGDIGFVGKIAHVNPEIIHTLTNGGYIPVISSVAVGADGQAYNVNADTAAAALAAALHAEKLILMTDVEGLYRDFSDKSSLVSELTASEARQWIADGIVDKGMIPKLEACASAVEDGVPRAHIIDGRRAHALLIELFTDTGIGTMVR
- a CDS encoding ankyrin repeat domain-containing protein, encoding MLEARQLWEQEKHDQAADLYAEVAGMEEEFMQECKDANFASEYFTHAFSAIHCWLHAGNFYRARFLGNIILEHPDVSEPVQERVQALLEGIQDGQQLYARVVISSSFNEFMKTVRKEGDKYTWMTFAVSRRDRTIVERLLQERIIGDVNQWDWHGRFPITVAVENDDLDMVRLLHHWGASISGQRNPLWRARSAVMVDLLVELGADPNGKTEGLAPLHNAIYEDNFTEVIEALIKHGADINVKTEYDSTPLWEAIAHYASGDVVACLLDHGAEIPYPPDSCEILIEWLQGTDPWRGDLIAFVREYQRTNGDIPSTFGEFLSSHGESLSLSGDSLSKPGE